The Sagittula sp. P11 genome window below encodes:
- a CDS encoding ABC transporter permease, with amino-acid sequence MSLASDAPPARTGFRFERWAPLILLVGAFVIYVIVAVVTDQTQYLSFGNLIAILGRSIALGITAIGQTFTILVASIDLSVASLISATAVLASVVMDGSPAMILPAVLAALLLGALVGLLNGLVVSRLKVNPLIATLGMSLIIQGCLSAFVSNFAGSVPPAFQIFAYGQIGAVPFALIFLALMAVLAWAVLRFTKFGSDIYAVGGNEEAARFAGIKTERVVVASHIICSVCAAIAGLYLASRLRSGAPWIGADGVYDLESIAVVVIGGTVLAGGRGGVWGTMAGMLIFSLIDSAFNIAGVDSFAKQVLRGIIIVAAVAFYAIRSKRIAA; translated from the coding sequence ATGAGCCTTGCAAGCGACGCCCCTCCGGCCCGCACGGGTTTCCGTTTCGAACGGTGGGCGCCGCTGATCCTGCTGGTCGGCGCCTTCGTGATCTACGTGATCGTGGCGGTCGTGACGGACCAGACGCAGTACCTGTCCTTCGGCAACCTGATCGCGATCCTCGGGCGGTCCATCGCGCTGGGGATCACGGCCATCGGGCAGACCTTCACCATCCTCGTCGCCTCCATCGACCTGAGCGTGGCGAGCCTGATCTCGGCGACGGCGGTGCTGGCGTCGGTGGTGATGGACGGCTCGCCCGCGATGATCCTGCCCGCCGTCTTGGCCGCGCTGCTGCTGGGCGCGCTGGTGGGGCTGCTCAACGGGCTGGTGGTCAGCCGCCTGAAGGTCAATCCGCTGATCGCGACGCTGGGCATGAGCCTGATCATCCAGGGCTGCCTGTCGGCCTTCGTGTCGAACTTCGCGGGCAGCGTCCCGCCCGCTTTCCAGATCTTCGCCTACGGCCAGATCGGCGCGGTGCCCTTCGCGCTGATCTTCCTCGCGCTGATGGCGGTGCTGGCCTGGGCGGTGCTGCGGTTCACCAAGTTCGGGTCCGACATCTACGCCGTGGGCGGCAACGAGGAGGCGGCCCGCTTCGCCGGGATCAAGACCGAACGTGTCGTCGTGGCCAGCCATATCATCTGTTCGGTCTGCGCGGCCATCGCCGGGCTCTACCTTGCCAGCCGCCTGCGGTCGGGCGCGCCGTGGATCGGTGCGGACGGGGTATATGACCTCGAGAGCATCGCGGTGGTGGTGATCGGCGGCACCGTGCTGGCGGGCGGGCGCGGCGGGGTCTGGGGTACGATGGCGGGAATGCTGATCTTCTCGCTGATCGACTCCGCCTTCAACATCGCCGGGGTGGACAGCTTCGCCAAGCAGGTGCTGCGCGGGATCATCATCGTCGCTGCCGTCGCCTTCTACGCCATCCGGTCGAAGAGGATTGCCGCATGA
- a CDS encoding ABC transporter permease — MTDQSATGPGRKRRRSLPQINPVWFLLAALIVAIVFMNPGFAEPTGYMNFLKRAAPLAILAAGQVYVIVSGGFDLSVGSLITLVVVGSSMLTDNDPAATYWVIPLMLCMGLGVGAVNGAIVCFLRVPSLIATLGTMITLNGLAFMWSGGAPRGYLPDTFRFFGRELIRDVPLVRFIPVSVIVLVVVVGVLGWLMHRTNLGRMVHAIGDNPVAARLAGVPVNRVRITAFMLSGLSAAIAGILLGGFAGVSIDVGSGYELEAITAAVLGGAQLLGGRGSVPAALGGALALTAIFTLLNFLGLPQPVRQVVQGLILIAAVALAMHRRRRTGT, encoded by the coding sequence ATGACGGACCAGAGCGCCACGGGCCCCGGACGCAAGCGCCGCCGCAGCCTGCCGCAGATCAACCCGGTGTGGTTCCTGCTGGCGGCGCTGATCGTGGCCATCGTCTTCATGAACCCCGGCTTTGCGGAGCCCACGGGCTACATGAACTTCCTCAAGCGTGCCGCGCCGCTGGCGATCCTTGCCGCCGGGCAGGTCTATGTCATCGTTTCGGGCGGCTTCGACCTGTCGGTCGGTTCGCTCATCACGCTGGTGGTCGTTGGGTCGTCGATGCTGACAGACAACGACCCGGCGGCGACCTACTGGGTCATCCCGCTGATGCTGTGCATGGGGCTGGGTGTGGGTGCGGTGAACGGCGCCATCGTCTGTTTCCTCAGGGTCCCGTCGCTGATCGCCACGCTGGGGACGATGATCACGCTGAACGGACTGGCCTTCATGTGGTCGGGTGGGGCGCCGCGCGGCTACCTGCCGGACACCTTCCGGTTCTTCGGAAGGGAGCTGATCCGCGACGTGCCGCTGGTGCGGTTCATCCCGGTGTCGGTCATCGTGCTGGTGGTGGTCGTGGGGGTGCTGGGCTGGCTCATGCACCGGACCAACCTCGGGCGCATGGTCCATGCCATCGGCGACAACCCGGTCGCGGCGCGGCTGGCCGGTGTCCCGGTCAACCGAGTGCGGATCACGGCCTTCATGCTGTCGGGTCTATCGGCGGCCATCGCGGGGATCCTCCTCGGCGGCTTTGCGGGCGTGTCGATCGACGTGGGCTCCGGCTACGAACTGGAGGCGATCACCGCCGCCGTCCTTGGCGGTGCGCAACTGCTGGGCGGGCGCGGCTCCGTGCCTGCCGCGCTTGGCGGGGCGCTTGCGCTGACCGCCATCTTCACGCTTCTGAACTTCCTTGGCCTGCCGCAACCCGTCCGGCAGGTGGTGCAGGGTCTGATCCTGATCGCGGCGGTGGCGCTGGCGATGCACCGGAGGAGACGCACGGGAACCTGA
- a CDS encoding substrate-binding domain-containing protein: MRLLLTATGILALSLAPVHAQNFDDPEEFAKQREQLQATPSGPEDQPWLQYIGDSMVETADLGLEAPATVCFSNAGVNNPWRVVGFTNMNQELLNHESIGDFVHVDAEGSDDKQIADIDDLLAGGNCDVMIVSPNTTAALTPAVERACEAMPVIVFDRGVNTDCPVTFIHPVGGYGFGIQGAEFVASQLEEGSDVLMLRILPGVDVLETRYSAGRRILEEAGMNIVGAEFTDGDNAKTKSIVEDYLMRGNIDAVWMDAGATAVAAIEAFEDSGYEIPVFVGEDQQDFLRKWQDEGLKAIAPTYPTFQWRTAIIAAARVIEGEALPGPEWVLPQPAITEENLSEYVNPAMPPLHYAMCGCESMENYPEAWGGE, translated from the coding sequence ATGAGACTGCTACTGACGGCAACCGGCATCCTGGCGCTGAGCCTTGCGCCCGTGCACGCCCAGAACTTTGACGACCCCGAGGAATTCGCCAAGCAGCGCGAGCAGCTTCAGGCAACGCCGAGCGGCCCTGAGGATCAACCCTGGCTGCAGTACATCGGCGACAGCATGGTCGAGACAGCGGACCTCGGACTGGAGGCGCCGGCGACGGTCTGCTTCTCGAACGCGGGGGTCAACAACCCGTGGCGGGTCGTGGGCTTCACCAACATGAACCAGGAGCTGCTGAACCACGAGTCGATCGGTGACTTCGTGCATGTGGACGCGGAAGGGTCCGACGACAAGCAGATCGCCGACATCGACGACCTGCTGGCGGGCGGCAACTGCGACGTGATGATCGTCTCGCCGAACACCACGGCGGCGCTGACCCCCGCGGTGGAACGTGCCTGCGAGGCGATGCCGGTCATCGTCTTCGACCGCGGCGTGAACACCGACTGCCCGGTGACCTTCATCCATCCCGTCGGCGGCTACGGCTTCGGCATCCAGGGGGCGGAGTTCGTGGCGAGCCAGCTCGAAGAGGGCTCTGACGTGCTGATGCTGCGCATCCTGCCGGGCGTGGACGTGCTGGAGACCCGGTATTCAGCCGGGCGCCGCATCCTCGAAGAGGCGGGCATGAACATCGTCGGTGCGGAGTTCACCGACGGCGACAATGCGAAGACCAAGTCCATCGTAGAGGACTATCTGATGCGCGGCAACATCGACGCCGTGTGGATGGATGCGGGCGCGACCGCCGTGGCGGCCATCGAGGCATTCGAGGACTCGGGGTACGAGATCCCGGTGTTCGTGGGCGAAGACCAGCAGGACTTCCTGCGCAAGTGGCAGGACGAGGGCCTGAAGGCCATCGCACCGACCTATCCCACGTTCCAGTGGCGCACCGCGATCATCGCCGCCGCGCGGGTGATCGAGGGCGAGGCGCTGCCCGGGCCGGAGTGGGTTCTGCCGCAACCGGCGATCACCGAGGAGAACCTCTCGGAATACGTCAACCCGGCGATGCCGCCGCTGCACTACGCGATGTGCGGATGCGAGAGCATGGAGAACTACCCGGAGGCCTGGGGCGGCGAATGA
- a CDS encoding HpcH/HpaI aldolase/citrate lyase family protein has protein sequence MDLPKNPFKAALRAGQRQIGLWHTFANPDVAELMATCGYDWILMDTEHSPAGPAEALAFLRTVAPYPVTGVVRPAWNDPVEIKKMLDVGAQTLLIPYVQTPEEARAAVAAVTYPPKGIRGVAGVTRATRYGSVEKYAERANEEICLLVQVETRSALEQIEEIASVEGVDGVFIGPADLAASFGYPGQPSHPEVKAAILDGFARLKKVGVPGGILSLDDGLLRDSAEAGAQFLAVEIDSTMIRKAALARRADWS, from the coding sequence ATGGACCTGCCAAAGAACCCCTTCAAGGCCGCGCTTCGCGCCGGTCAGCGCCAGATCGGCCTCTGGCACACCTTCGCGAACCCCGATGTGGCAGAGCTGATGGCGACCTGCGGCTACGACTGGATCCTGATGGACACCGAGCATTCGCCCGCCGGACCGGCCGAGGCGCTTGCCTTCCTGCGCACGGTCGCGCCGTACCCTGTCACCGGCGTGGTCCGACCGGCCTGGAATGACCCGGTCGAGATCAAGAAGATGCTCGACGTGGGCGCGCAGACGCTGCTGATCCCTTACGTGCAGACCCCGGAAGAGGCGCGCGCCGCCGTGGCCGCCGTCACATATCCGCCAAAGGGCATCCGTGGCGTGGCCGGTGTGACCCGCGCCACCCGCTACGGCTCCGTCGAGAAATACGCGGAGCGCGCCAACGAGGAAATCTGCCTGCTGGTGCAGGTGGAGACCCGCAGCGCACTGGAACAGATCGAGGAGATCGCTTCCGTCGAGGGCGTCGACGGCGTTTTCATCGGCCCCGCCGATCTGGCCGCCAGCTTCGGCTATCCTGGTCAGCCCTCGCATCCGGAGGTCAAGGCCGCGATCCTCGACGGGTTCGCCCGGCTGAAGAAGGTGGGCGTGCCCGGTGGCATCCTGTCGCTCGACGACGGCCTGCTGCGGGATTCGGCGGAGGCAGGCGCGCAGTTCCTCGCGGTGGAGATCGACAGTACGATGATCCGCAAGGCCGCGCTCGCCCGCCGCGCCGACTGGTCCTGA
- a CDS encoding GntR family transcriptional regulator, whose product MSTTEWASRPRGKPTIAGRIEARLRHDILHGTLAPGSRLSLDKLREELDVGLSPLREAVTRLVSEGLVEVAPQRGYHVAPISIANYTEVGALRAELEPYALRLSIANGGLDWETDVMAALYRVNHTQRDANDARSRAEWEAANNAFHLALIARCDMPLLLRTHAMLVAFNDRYRNIYSEAVTVQRDVVEEHTAIAQAAVARRADEAAEILELHITRSVEILVGHIKKNMLPEAPGA is encoded by the coding sequence ATGTCGACAACGGAATGGGCCAGCCGGCCCAGGGGCAAGCCAACTATTGCCGGCCGGATCGAAGCCCGGCTGCGCCATGACATCCTGCACGGCACCCTCGCCCCCGGCAGCCGCCTCAGCCTCGACAAGCTGCGCGAGGAACTGGACGTGGGCCTTTCGCCCCTGCGCGAGGCGGTAACCCGTCTCGTCTCCGAGGGCCTCGTCGAAGTGGCCCCCCAGCGCGGCTACCACGTCGCCCCCATCTCCATCGCCAATTACACCGAGGTCGGCGCATTGCGTGCCGAACTCGAACCCTACGCTTTGCGCCTGTCGATTGCCAATGGCGGTCTCGACTGGGAAACCGATGTCATGGCCGCGCTTTACCGCGTGAACCACACCCAGCGCGACGCCAACGACGCCCGCAGCCGGGCCGAGTGGGAGGCCGCCAACAACGCCTTCCATCTTGCGCTGATCGCCCGTTGCGACATGCCCCTGCTGCTCAGGACCCACGCCATGCTGGTCGCCTTCAACGACCGCTACCGCAACATCTATTCCGAGGCGGTGACCGTGCAGCGCGACGTGGTCGAAGAGCATACCGCCATCGCCCAGGCCGCCGTCGCCCGCCGCGCCGACGAAGCCGCCGAGATACTGGAGCTTCACATCACCCGTTCGGTGGAGATACTGGTCGGCCACATCAAAAAAAATATGCTTCCCGAGGCCCCCGGCGCCTGA
- the dctP gene encoding TRAP transporter substrate-binding protein DctP, which translates to MSFNLSRRAVLAAATALAVTATGAFAQDKVQLRLSGVNSETDQRAIALTEVFGPAVSDFANFEPHWNGTLFGQGTELEAIASGDLEMSITSAQELATFFPEWSIFAAGYVLQSAEHQVAVFNDPLMDPFKQKVEEELGVVLLAPMYLGRRQVNLRQSRDELDVQTPADLSGVNLRMPGSDAWQFLGRALGANPTPMAFTEVYTALQTGAVDGQDNPLPTVVDAKFYEVTKQIALTSHLVDWNFIALSAETFNNLTPEQQTQITEAAVAAADSGRAAQLAKEDELVSFLKEQGLDVYEPDVAAFREAVQKAYLESDMAASWPDGVLDAVNALGN; encoded by the coding sequence ATGTCGTTCAATCTGAGCCGCCGCGCCGTTCTGGCAGCGGCCACCGCACTTGCCGTAACCGCCACCGGTGCATTCGCACAGGACAAGGTGCAGCTTCGCCTGTCGGGCGTGAACTCCGAGACCGACCAGCGCGCGATCGCGCTCACCGAAGTCTTCGGTCCGGCAGTTTCCGATTTCGCCAACTTCGAGCCGCACTGGAACGGCACGCTGTTCGGGCAGGGGACCGAGCTTGAGGCCATCGCCTCCGGCGACCTCGAGATGTCGATCACCTCGGCGCAGGAACTGGCCACGTTCTTCCCGGAATGGTCGATCTTCGCTGCAGGCTATGTCCTGCAGAGCGCCGAGCACCAGGTCGCCGTGTTCAACGACCCGCTGATGGACCCCTTCAAGCAGAAGGTCGAGGAAGAGCTGGGCGTCGTCCTGCTGGCGCCGATGTACCTTGGCCGCCGTCAGGTGAACCTGCGCCAGAGCCGCGACGAGCTTGATGTGCAGACCCCGGCTGACCTGTCCGGCGTGAACCTGCGGATGCCGGGTTCGGACGCATGGCAGTTCCTCGGCCGCGCACTGGGCGCGAACCCGACGCCGATGGCCTTCACCGAGGTCTACACCGCGCTGCAGACCGGCGCCGTGGATGGCCAGGACAACCCGCTGCCGACCGTCGTGGACGCGAAGTTCTACGAAGTCACCAAGCAGATCGCCCTGACCTCGCACCTAGTTGACTGGAACTTCATCGCGCTGTCGGCCGAGACCTTCAACAACCTGACGCCCGAGCAGCAGACCCAGATCACCGAGGCCGCCGTGGCCGCAGCCGACTCCGGCCGCGCCGCGCAGCTCGCCAAGGAAGATGAGCTGGTTTCCTTCCTGAAAGAGCAGGGGCTGGACGTCTACGAGCCCGATGTCGCCGCGTTCCGCGAGGCGGTGCAGAAGGCATACCTCGAAAGCGATATGGCCGCGAGCTGGCCGGACGGCGTTCTGGACGCTGTGAACGCACTGGGGAACTGA
- a CDS encoding TRAP transporter small permease codes for MRTVTRIFRGLTEGFAALMMAAIFCTFILQIIVRYAVGSEWFMSITGGFIDAAYFGWTVEFILVLWLWTIFWGNAFVVRDSDHVTFDILYNGAGRRARTIMVLIGAVLLVVALWSSIGPTYDRMKLLRIKSSATLPVKMLPIYSIYFLFLAAVGLRYAWRAIDVLRHGADRENHILPQEEPHFGEDAK; via the coding sequence ATGCGGACCGTGACAAGGATCTTCCGTGGGCTGACGGAAGGCTTCGCTGCGCTGATGATGGCAGCGATCTTCTGCACCTTCATACTGCAGATCATCGTGCGATACGCGGTGGGCTCCGAGTGGTTCATGTCGATTACCGGCGGTTTCATCGACGCCGCCTACTTTGGCTGGACGGTGGAGTTCATCCTCGTCCTCTGGCTCTGGACGATCTTCTGGGGCAACGCCTTCGTGGTGCGTGACAGCGATCACGTGACCTTCGACATCCTCTACAACGGTGCCGGGCGCCGGGCGCGGACGATCATGGTGCTGATCGGCGCGGTGCTGCTGGTGGTGGCACTCTGGTCCTCCATCGGGCCGACCTACGACCGGATGAAGCTGCTGCGGATCAAGTCCTCGGCCACGCTCCCGGTGAAGATGCTGCCGATCTACTCGATCTACTTCCTGTTCCTCGCCGCCGTGGGGCTGCGCTACGCCTGGCGCGCCATCGACGTGCTGCGGCACGGCGCCGACCGCGAGAACCACATCCTGCCGCAGGAAGAACCGCACTTCGGGGAGGATGCGAAATGA
- a CDS encoding TRAP transporter large permease, giving the protein MSLELTIMIGTLFLMAGIGMPIAYAILTASMAYMVAAGSSIGIVGKTLVDGIYQSFLLLAVPLFIVAANIMNAGSISDRLLNFCIATVGRFKGGLGHVNVMASLIFSGMSGSAVADAAGIGKIIIDMMRKDGRFPAGYAAAITAASATIGPIIPPSIPMVLYALVSNASIGALFLGGILPGLMMGGVLMAMNFWISHRRGFATEEAIPMRDLPRVTGRAFPALLMPAILLYGIYGGVTTPTEAAAVAAAYALLLSVFFYRSLKLKTLYTILVDSARSSAAVGIVIGGALILNYIVASENIPSALAAYLVDVNVSPLMFLLAVNVLILLLGCLLDATTIILVIVPLFIPTCNLLGIDLVHFGVVIVVNCMIGLITPPYGILLFVINAVTGISLRDIIAEVLPFLAVLVAALLAMIFFPGIVLFLPRLMGYDG; this is encoded by the coding sequence ATGAGCCTCGAACTGACGATCATGATCGGCACGCTGTTCCTCATGGCGGGGATAGGCATGCCCATCGCCTACGCGATCCTCACGGCCTCCATGGCCTACATGGTGGCGGCGGGCTCCTCCATCGGGATCGTGGGCAAGACGCTGGTCGACGGCATCTACCAGAGCTTCCTCCTGCTTGCCGTGCCGCTCTTCATCGTGGCGGCGAACATCATGAACGCCGGGTCGATCTCGGACCGGCTGCTGAACTTCTGCATTGCGACTGTGGGCCGCTTCAAGGGCGGGCTGGGCCACGTCAACGTCATGGCCTCGCTTATCTTTTCCGGCATGTCCGGGTCTGCGGTCGCGGACGCGGCAGGCATCGGCAAGATCATCATCGACATGATGCGCAAGGACGGGCGGTTCCCGGCGGGTTATGCCGCGGCGATCACCGCGGCCTCGGCCACCATCGGGCCGATCATCCCGCCGTCGATCCCCATGGTCCTCTATGCGCTGGTCTCCAACGCCTCGATCGGGGCGCTGTTCCTGGGCGGCATCCTGCCCGGCCTGATGATGGGCGGCGTGCTGATGGCAATGAACTTCTGGATCTCGCACCGCCGCGGCTTTGCCACCGAAGAGGCGATCCCGATGCGCGATCTGCCGCGGGTCACGGGCCGGGCCTTTCCGGCGCTGCTGATGCCGGCCATCCTGCTCTACGGCATCTACGGCGGCGTCACCACACCGACCGAGGCAGCCGCCGTCGCCGCCGCTTATGCGCTGCTGCTGAGCGTGTTCTTCTATCGCTCGCTGAAGCTGAAGACGCTCTACACGATCCTGGTGGACAGCGCGCGGTCCTCGGCCGCCGTGGGCATCGTGATCGGCGGCGCGCTGATCCTGAACTACATCGTCGCGTCGGAGAACATCCCCTCGGCACTGGCGGCCTACCTTGTCGATGTGAACGTGTCGCCGTTGATGTTCCTGCTGGCGGTCAACGTGCTGATCCTGCTGCTGGGCTGCCTTCTGGACGCCACGACGATCATCCTCGTCATCGTTCCGCTGTTCATCCCGACCTGCAACCTGCTGGGCATCGACCTCGTGCACTTCGGGGTGGTGATCGTGGTGAACTGCATGATCGGCCTGATCACGCCGCCCTACGGCATCCTGCTGTTCGTGATCAACGCGGTCACCGGCATCTCGCTGCGGGACATCATCGCCGAGGTGCTGCCGTTCCTGGCGGTGCTCGTCGCGGCGCTCCTTGCGATGATCTTCTTCCCGGGCATCGTGCTCTTCCTGCCGCGGCTCATGGGCTACGACGGGTGA
- a CDS encoding shikimate dehydrogenase translates to MISGHTKLIAHLGYPTTSFKAPLIYNPYFESRGIDAVVVPMGCKAEDYPSFLHHVFRLSNILGALVTMPHKVTTVALLDDVLTTARVAGSCNAVRLSADGRLQGDMFDGEGFVRGALRKGQEIAGKRVLVVGAGGVGSAIAASLAKAGASEIAVTDSFEPMMNGLAARLEENYPDLRVLTGSNDPKGFDIVVNATPLGMKPGDPLPMDVSRIAPETFVGEVVMTQEITPFLAAARERGCRFQVGTDMLFEQIPAYLEFFGLPTTTAEELRDVARISY, encoded by the coding sequence ATGATTTCCGGACACACCAAGCTGATCGCCCACCTCGGGTATCCCACCACGTCCTTCAAGGCGCCGCTGATCTACAACCCGTACTTCGAGAGCCGGGGAATCGACGCGGTGGTGGTGCCGATGGGCTGCAAGGCAGAGGACTACCCGTCCTTCCTGCACCATGTCTTCCGCCTGTCTAACATCCTCGGGGCGCTTGTCACCATGCCGCACAAGGTGACGACGGTGGCCCTGCTGGACGATGTGCTCACCACGGCGCGGGTCGCCGGGTCGTGCAACGCGGTGCGGCTGAGCGCGGACGGACGCCTTCAGGGCGACATGTTCGACGGAGAGGGCTTTGTGCGCGGTGCGCTGCGCAAGGGGCAGGAGATCGCGGGCAAGCGTGTGCTGGTCGTGGGCGCGGGTGGCGTCGGCTCGGCCATTGCGGCCTCGCTGGCGAAGGCCGGTGCGTCGGAGATCGCGGTGACGGACAGTTTCGAGCCGATGATGAACGGGCTCGCCGCACGGCTGGAAGAGAACTATCCCGACCTCAGGGTGCTGACCGGGTCCAACGATCCCAAGGGGTTCGACATCGTGGTGAACGCGACACCGCTGGGGATGAAGCCGGGCGACCCGCTGCCGATGGACGTCTCGCGCATCGCGCCGGAGACCTTCGTGGGCGAGGTGGTGATGACGCAGGAAATCACGCCGTTCCTCGCCGCCGCGCGCGAACGCGGCTGCCGGTTCCAGGTGGGCACGGACATGCTGTTCGAACAGATCCCGGCCTATCTGGAGTTCTTCGGCTTGCCCACCACGACGGCGGAGGAACTGCGCGACGTGGCCCGGATTTCCTATTGA
- a CDS encoding bifunctional sugar phosphate isomerase/epimerase/4-hydroxyphenylpyruvate dioxygenase family protein produces the protein MKTSIATVSISGNLREKLAAIAKAGFKGIEIFEQDFIADEGSPREIGNMIRDHGLEITLFQPFRDFEGLPGGLREKAFDRAKHKFDTMLELGTDLVLMCSSCHPQALGGIDRAADDFAELGAIAADRGVRVGYEALAWGRHVNDHRDAWEVVRRADHPNIGLILDSFHTLSRKIDPETIRRIPGDKIFFVQLADAPLIDMDLLYWSRHFRNMPGEGDLPVADFMRAVAATGYNDWISLEIFNDQFRGGSAEGLSRDGYRSLVALMDRVAKTEPDIAIGVPKLPDPVRVEGVAFIEFATRGKEADALAGLLAAMGFVHVGDHIAKKLALWQQGDIRVVLNAEETGFADTAYTLHGTSICDIGLEVASAADTVTRAEALAATPFSQPVGPGELEIPAIRSVGGSVMHFIDAASGLADVWDVEFTGTGETATGGAGLTRIDHVAETMNYDEMLSWALFYTSIFDMGRAPMVDVIDPDGLVRSQAIRTPDGAMRITLNGAETHRTLAGSFLAESFGGAVQHVAFSTDDIFATAARMADAGFQPLPMTGNYYDDLAARFTLSDERLAAMKAHHILYDEDATGAFYQFYGRPFAGGLFFEVVQREGGYEGYGAPNAPFRIAAQKRIIGPKGMPRL, from the coding sequence ATGAAGACCTCTATCGCGACCGTGTCGATATCTGGAAACCTTCGGGAAAAGCTCGCCGCCATCGCCAAGGCGGGTTTCAAGGGCATCGAGATCTTCGAACAGGATTTCATTGCCGACGAAGGTTCGCCGCGCGAGATCGGCAACATGATCCGGGACCATGGGCTGGAGATCACCCTGTTCCAGCCGTTCCGCGACTTTGAAGGGCTGCCGGGCGGCCTGCGTGAAAAGGCGTTCGACCGAGCCAAGCACAAGTTCGACACGATGCTGGAGCTGGGCACCGACCTGGTGCTGATGTGTTCGTCATGCCATCCGCAGGCGCTTGGCGGGATCGACCGGGCGGCGGACGACTTTGCCGAGCTGGGCGCCATCGCGGCGGATCGGGGCGTGCGCGTAGGCTACGAGGCGCTGGCCTGGGGCCGCCACGTCAACGACCACCGCGATGCGTGGGAGGTGGTCCGCCGGGCAGATCATCCCAACATCGGTCTTATCCTCGACAGTTTCCACACGCTGTCGCGCAAGATCGATCCGGAGACGATCCGGCGCATTCCCGGCGACAAGATCTTCTTCGTGCAGCTGGCCGACGCGCCGCTGATCGACATGGATCTGCTCTACTGGTCGCGCCACTTCCGGAACATGCCGGGCGAGGGCGACCTGCCGGTGGCCGACTTCATGCGCGCGGTGGCGGCGACGGGCTACAACGACTGGATCAGCCTCGAGATCTTCAACGACCAGTTCCGCGGCGGCAGCGCCGAGGGGCTGTCACGCGACGGATACCGCTCTCTTGTGGCGCTGATGGACCGGGTGGCCAAGACGGAGCCGGACATCGCCATCGGCGTGCCCAAGCTGCCGGACCCGGTGCGGGTGGAGGGCGTGGCCTTCATCGAGTTCGCGACGCGCGGCAAAGAGGCCGACGCGCTGGCCGGACTGCTGGCGGCGATGGGTTTCGTGCACGTGGGCGATCACATCGCGAAGAAGCTGGCGCTCTGGCAGCAGGGCGACATCCGGGTGGTGCTGAACGCCGAGGAGACCGGGTTCGCCGACACCGCCTACACGCTCCACGGCACCTCGATCTGCGATATCGGGCTGGAGGTGGCCAGTGCGGCTGACACCGTGACCCGGGCCGAGGCGCTGGCTGCGACGCCCTTCTCGCAGCCGGTGGGGCCGGGCGAGCTGGAGATCCCGGCGATCCGCAGCGTGGGCGGGTCGGTGATGCACTTCATCGACGCGGCGAGCGGGCTGGCGGATGTCTGGGACGTAGAGTTCACCGGCACCGGCGAGACGGCCACGGGCGGGGCGGGCCTGACCCGCATCGACCACGTTGCCGAGACGATGAACTACGACGAGATGCTGAGCTGGGCGCTGTTCTATACCTCGATCTTCGACATGGGCCGCGCGCCCATGGTGGACGTGATCGACCCGGACGGGCTGGTGCGCAGCCAGGCGATCCGGACGCCGGACGGTGCCATGCGGATCACCCTCAACGGCGCCGAGACGCACCGGACCCTCGCGGGGTCATTCCTGGCGGAGAGTTTCGGCGGTGCTGTACAGCACGTGGCCTTTTCGACCGACGACATCTTTGCCACGGCGGCGCGCATGGCTGACGCCGGGTTCCAGCCGCTGCCGATGACGGGCAACTACTACGACGACCTCGCGGCGCGGTTCACCCTGTCCGACGAGCGGCTGGCGGCGATGAAGGCGCATCACATCCTCTATGACGAGGATGCCACGGGCGCGTTCTACCAGTTCTACGGCCGCCCCTTCGCGGGCGGGCTGTTCTTCGAAGTGGTGCAGCGCGAGGGCGGCTACGAGGGCTACGGCGCGCCGAACGCACCATTCCGCATCGCCGCGCAGAAGCGGATCATCGGCCCGAAGGGGATGCCGCGGCTCTGA